In Populus alba chromosome 1, ASM523922v2, whole genome shotgun sequence, a single window of DNA contains:
- the LOC118033954 gene encoding homeobox-leucine zipper protein HOX24: MDPGTHPLSSIQKNAYKRRFTDEQIKFLEFMFESESRPESRVKQQLASELGLEPRQVAIWFQNRRARLKTKQIEKEYGVLKASYDVLASSFESLKREKQSLIIQLQKLKNMHVKQHGSRSCGNQLGSSRDGRFENKDSGSESKEKPSSPLDGNDNEENRPSSDNNSRNTVNMREEIDILNHSEQTDNSSQWWEFWS; encoded by the exons ATGGATCCAGGCACGCACCCTTTATCAAGCATTCAAAAGAATGCATACAAGAGAAGGTTTACTGAtgaacaaatcaagttcctggAATTCATGTTCGAGTCAGAATCAAGACCGGAGTCTCGGGTTAAACAGCAGCTGGCTAGTGAGCTTGGGCTAGAGCCTCGACAGGTTGCTATATGGTTTCAGAACAGGAGAGCTAGACTGAAGACTAAACAGATTGAGAAAGAGTACGGTGTACTGAAAGCAAGTTATGATGTTCTAGCATCTAGCTTTGAGTCCTTGAAAAGAGAGAAGCAGTCATTGATAATCCAG CTGCAGAAACTGAAAAACATGCATGTAAAGCAACATGGGAGCAGAAGTTGTGGAAACCAGCTCGGAAGCAGCCGTGATGGCAGATTTGAGAACAAGGATAGTGGCTCAGAATCAAAAGAGAAACCCAGCTCTCCATTGGATGGTAATGACAATGAAGAAAACAGGCCTTCGAGTGATAATAACAGCAGAAATACTGTGAACATGAGGGAGGAAATTGACATTTTGAACCACTCAGAACAAACAGACAACTCATCACAGTGGTGGGAGTTCTGGTCGTGA